aagaaaacaaaatgatttcaattcttatgtaaatgtgtttgttttcataCACTACTTTTTGATTATCATTTAGTGCAAAGTCATCTTGTTGTCTGATTCCTTTCTCTGAAagtctatataaatatatttatgggcAATACAAGTaattacacaatttaaaaaaaaagtgttaatacAAAAATGGTaatgatttacataaaaatactgtacataGATGGTGGTCTTGGTGCATGGAGACATGTGGTATTGACGTGTGACTGTAAGTCTGAGTGATTCAGTTGACATGATTACACGGGCTCACATGATTATATAATATACTCAGACTCCCTTGACATGCAAGTCATGAACTTCACAGCACACAGTTCACATACAGTTTACACTACAATTTTACAACCCTTTGGCAGAGAAATCTTTTGTAATGGTAATATCAGAATGGACTTGGGGTTTCTCTCCTCACAGAAAGATGGTCCATAACAGCAGCTTCAACACACTGCATTTAAACAGCATTGTGTTGTTGTGGTGGTGATGATGAGGTCAAACAGTGGTGACCTGACGAAATGTCTTCAGTTCCTTACCATACAGGTTTAAAAAATCTTCCTCGTTGTGATTTTGAGAGGAGAAAATGACAATGTCAGGAACCTGTTAAGAACAAGCCAAATTTTATTTTCTACTCACTCAGCAGGGAATGGATGAATCCGGGGAACAAATGTAGTGTGGTTAAGTGTATTTGCTCAAACTAAGTGTAAAAAACACTTCTCTGAATGTCTAGAAAGGTCAAATCTTCAAATTCTGTAAATGTGCAAATATTCGAATCATTCGAACTACACCAGATAATTATTCTCTCTGGAATAAGGATAGTATTTGTATAACATGATATAcatgctgtttggcatgtcgTTTACTGttttctgtaaaaacaaaaataaaatgtaataataatattgcaTTTTCTACTGTTGTTTTTTTGCCAAATTGCATGcagaaaaaaatactaaaaactaaataaataagaaattcaTGCTGTCCCTGcccctttaaaaaatatatatatacttaatctTTCTGGCATCATACCAAGGGGTTAACATCATATGTCTTTTTGACCACATGGTTAAAACAGAGGTAAGTTTCTATCATGGTCTTTTTCAGTATTTCATTTTGTTTACACTTACGTATACTGGCCTTGTCAATATCAACACTGTTATGGGAAAACAATATTGCAATGACATCTGCAAGCCTGAGGTCcttattaaacatgtttaaactGATCATTAACCCCAAAACATATAACCATGCAACATATTTGTCAGTATTTGGGACTATTCTTTGTTAATAATCAATAACCCGTTGTACTTTGCAATGCAGGATTTGGGGTAATATTTTAAGAATCTGCTATTGGAAAAAAGCCTGAAGAGGAATCAGATTATTAGCAGTaaccttttcaaattatttttcttttcttttttcttttttttcctttttttctttttaggcaATAATGGCTTTCCTGAAAATGACCCTGAAGCaattatgcaatttttttattattattaaaatctttGTTCAGTAACAggacaatttaataaaataatatatatatatatattaattattttaatgtaattttttacagaGGTACAGATATATTACAGCGCAATAATATGATTAAAGAAGGTAAAAGgcattctttattaaaaaaagattgcCTCAAAGTATTATTGTGTAGCCTTTATATCATTGTAATGGAGGGATAAGCTTTTCACCAAGTGTGCAATAGGAGACTTTGATTGAGGTGTCAGAAATCCCACCACTATGAGTTTTAAATAATGCAGAGGCATTTTTTACCTGGGGAGGTCTGATGATGTTCACGGTGCTTTGAACTCTGTCCCTGAGGTCACTGTGTCCTGAATCTGTGGGGTGAAGAGCAAATGTGTGTCTGACTAAATaggtaaataaatacaattaaataggTAAGTATGGATTCTATaatttatgtgaaatatttattaatacaaaatatcttGTATACAAAATGGTGAACTTTGTCTTGTTCCAtagtgactttatttctttttgaAACTGAGAactttttaagcataaaccacaCTAAAAGTATGATTTTATCTCTCATTAAAGGAACTGTGTTGGTACCATTGTATCAGGTGGTTATTATATGGTTTCACCAAAGTACCATTTTCAAAAGCACGGTAGTACCATTGTGCCTTTTGGTACTTGTTAGAGGTATTGATAACTAATAACAGTAATCCCAAGAGTGAGAAAAAGTTgcttataattattttatcatgtgAATTTTGTTATATCAAGGtgacacgtttataatgaactgTATAAATAGGCACATCTACAAGCCAATATGTAAAGCATCAGTTTACTTAATCGTATACTATAATTTGGTGTTATTACCTCTTACGTCTTCAACGTGGTATCCTTCATTAGCCTTTCCTCTGCTTTCTTCAGCAGCACATCTCCTCTCACCATTCAAATTGACAGTCCATAGAGAGGAGCTAAAGAGACAAATGCAAACACAGGCAATTAGAACTAGCCTGTACATTATTTGTAAAATACTGTACGAGTAAAAAATCATCTCTTCATTACAaactattgttgttttgttttagctTTTGTTTGTCTCAAGACCTTTTTTGGGTAGACCATTGTAGGAATCAGTAGTTATGTTCAGAGTGAAATAATAGCGTACTGCTTACTACATAATGTACAATATGCGATATGACTTGTATGACAATCTAAAAATAGCACATGAGACTGCGTACATTATGCAGTGATTAACTGTTTGCTGTAGTGCCCCACATTGCTGAACTCATTACATTGCATATTTAATTCAAGTGTTTTTTCAttgtattttgttaaaaaaaaaaatattaaagttgttgggagtgatttttaaaaaaatttatgataTGGCATAGAGAAAATGCCCCTATTACCTGACAGGTAGTACTAAATTAGGTTTATCTGTGTCTCTGTGACAGCGCTTATGGAAGTTCAGTGAATGCGTGTGGTGACATAATTCTAACGcaataacaaatgtaaaaaaatctaattgtatttgttcttCCTCAGCTTGAACACATAATGTCTGTACAAATTCATTTGCAATTTAATTTCCAGTGTTTTGTGAGTGACGATTTAAATATGACTGATGTCTCCATTTGTGATTTTGTTTCATCAGTGTCATGTTCCAGtcctgccaaaattcaaatggaattgcaatccCTTTTGTAATTGCATTTGCCTGCTATGGACACCTGTTAATCTCTTATTCAGGAGAGAAAAGTCTCAAAACAGGTGTGATATGTAAACATAAACATGTCTTACCTAAGTTTATTTTTAGAGCTGGATTCTGGGAAGAGAAGGGAGAACAACAACCCATTAAGCAGACATTACTGGCTCTGGGAAGTAACTGTCATCTGGTATCACACTTGACTAGCAATCAAATTGTTATACACTGGTGCAATAAGAGGGTCAGAAAGAAAAGTGAGGttaatgggagtggtggtggcgtagtggctaaagcacagggctgttaatcagaaggttgcaggttctaaaCCCAcggcaaccaccattgtgtccttgagcaagacacttaacttgctctggggggattgtccctgtaataattgcactgtaagtcactttggataaaagcgtctgccaaatgcataaatgtaaatgtaaatgtaatggtgaAGTGTGTACTGAGCCATCATTGGCACCAAACAGCATTACAAAAACCTGTttacaaatagttttcctaaacacTCCTACTGCCCCTTATACCTCCAACATCCCTGTCTGTCAATGTTCAGATTAATAATACCTAGAGAAATCTATCCCTtatcattcccattcatctcaatgacaGTTGCTTCGCTGGCACATGACCCCTTTGCTCATGGGCAGCCAGATATTcaagcaagtttttttttcacCTAAAAATCATTTTTTCAttatgtaaaaatattacatCATGATAGGTTAATGGCACCACTGTCAGAAGCCCTCCAAAAAATGGGCTAATGATAAAAtactataataaaatatatgtaattttaatatttctttaaaaaaaaaaaactttgaatggCTATCAGTGTAGAAAGTAGTCAGATTGTGTAGTTACAGCATTTACCAGTTAGGGATAAATGCGTTGTGTTGTGACGTGGGAATTATATGTTTGCAATAGTAAGCAAAATATGTGACAATTGCCATTTTCAAATGGCttttatgaatatttaatatCTGACAGTTGCTCAATCAAGCAATTGAGCTGAAATGACATTGTTAAGGCACAGATACTGTGCTGTAAtgtatttttgaagaatatctgtctagtttaaaatgcatgattagGCTAAATATTAAAGGTAACAACaaagttttaaagaaaatgttaaacatttaatatattaatgtgCATTTAGCCTCTTAATTGAAAATGTGCCCTTGCTGTTGGCCCAATATGTGGCAAACAGTGCTTTGACTTACTAACACATTTTCTATTCATTAGTTGAATTACTTGTGATTGAGATTTAAAGGAACCTTTAGAACAGATGTAAAATTAATTTGCTTACTTGTGAGTTTTTTTCTATAGTACAGGAGCAGGATTAGTATTACCAGTAAAATGATCACACACACCACCACCGTTACAGCGATCAAATCTGTATAGTCCTGTGTAGTTCCTGACGGCACTGCAAAACacatttgtatgtttatgacCATTTGATTTACAAGCACAAACCTCTGCAAAATGCTTTGAACAATGCATTCAATCATTAAACTATTTGGTTTTGTAGCAGTCAGGGGAGAAAGTGTATGCAGTGGTATTCAGTTTTTTTGGATAtttaagtaacatttaaaaatgtttgaattttACAGAATTACAAAATATCAAGTGATATCTGTAATAAACCAATgtaatatttctcacatttaaatTAGCATAGAGCCATTATGAAAAAAATACTAGGATGTATAAATTCATCACAGTTTAAatcctaaaaaaaatattatttttttttattacagtaatgagagagCTTTTTTGCATTACGATAATGTGTAGTGGGAAAaagttctttatttctttattcaaaatgtaatttcttatttccttttttttagtCCTTAGGTGACATGTAAACCGGACTTTGACAAAGAAAAATCTTCTTGACAGTTTTCATGAGATTATCTGTTCTAATAATAGTATATagtaatagagcacaacagtctggttctgaaagtaaaaatcccattcattttttccataggggaactgattatttacaataaattataaacCTTTTAAAACAGACCTACGGTGAGCTCTGAtgtgctgaagccatcagtctgcgttattttAACTTCAGTTTTTACAAATCTTGTTCAATAGTGGAATTCTTTGTGAATAacaacactacccatgatcctgaataTAAAAGATCGACCAATCAGAGACTGGCCACTCACATAACAGCCCAGCAGATATCGCCAACTCCCACAACACACTTTTATTTCACTTAATGTCATTCACAGAgcctcatgggattgtagttcattccccctttaaagacgttaagtacacagtcttgtcctttgtctgattttcaaatactttttacttTCAAATCCAAGTTTGTAATGTTGCGATTCACCTGTGAGCAGGTTGttgtggttcatggcttacaactcttttattaaGTGTTTTGTTAAATCCATATGGAacaaaatgaatggggaaaatacttccagaaaGTGGGCGTGCATTGTCAGGCTTGATTCTTCTTAAAAATATGAAACCTAAAGACTTGCTGTAATAAACATAATGCTCCCCAATTAGTGCTAGTTAGTTTAGTTGCCTGAGGGGCTTATTGAAAACCAATCCGTCTTACCTACAGTTAGATTAACACTGCTGCTTTGGTGTTCAAGTGTGGCAGGCACGGACGCACAGCATTCTACCATGGTGCTTGTCTCTGCTTTTAACTGTAGCACACTGTTTGAGTGGAAGAGGTTGTCTGACTCCTGAAGACTGCTGATGTTGTAGTCGCTTCTGTCCACAGTAGTGCCATTGACCACCCAGATCACTACAGGGTCTGGATACCAGCCAACCATCTGGCAATGGAAGATGACCAATGTGCCCTCTGATGCTGACAGATCACCCTCCAAAATTGTGACATTTCCTTGTTCTAGATAAGGATTTTAAACACATGGGCATTttgcaagtaaataaaacaaatagcctATCTTTGGTAAAAGAGGATATTTAAAGTATGATTATTTCTGTTTGTGTGCACCCCTAGGTATGCACAGTGGCCCAAAAAGTATTGGAAAACTCAAAGCATCCTaaatgtatgaatgccattgcattagataaaatatcaaaccaagttacATCTTTAAACAAATGCTATAAACTACATTTGAGCCATTTTTGCATCAACTTTTAACTAACTGGTGTCAAGTTTATTTTTAGTTGATGTATGAAGTCatgaagttcacacaggtgtcccagAAGAGTAACCACATTTTTTCAGAAacgatcagccacattatgcccACTCAATGGtgagtcatttgtttcatttaatgtttagactattcagttttaaaacatttatccatataaatgatgcaatctgaGGAGCTTtcgaacagcagtgaaacactttcttaagatgtgttacattcatacaactGTTGTGACGCATTGAGGAATTTTCCCTTGGGAGCTTATTAGAGGAGCTACATTCTAACTAACAGTtagaagacctttgatattaatgAGTCAATTCTTAATGAGAATTGAatcattgtttttctgtaaaaatataaaaaattccttAAAGCAAGaccaatttaaatgcattttcttactttatttacttgtttacagTTAAAACTAGTGAAAAatttgccagtgctgaagaagtaatccaaagtatttagattacgttactgactttgagtaatctaatggaatacgttacaatttacattttacagaatgtattctgtaatctgtagcagaatactttttaaaagtaaccttcccaaccctgtccacatgcccaacaacacttactgctttggacacgggggcagtgttttgaatttcggaAAGCAGAGACAATTTTTAGCTCAAGAAAATTCAACCTTTTTCCAGATTCATCTTGAGATAAGTTTGTATAATGTGGTTAATTATATTGACTATGAACATATTTCAGTAACATTTGACAACCATAAAGTGtctgtcttcattttgaacagtatatctattgttttacaaCTCAAAACgtataaaaatattaaacaacaTATCTGCATACGTTCGAGGTGATAGCTGAAAGGGAGAGGTGGGATGGGGGTGAGTGTGCGAGAACGCTTGCACCCTTCCTAACGGAGGAAGCACAGCGCACCTACTACGTAATCAGCCCAGCCTCCGTTGACGACTACAAAGAGCTAAAGAATGAGATGATGGGGCTTTCACAGTTATGTGCGGTGTAGCGCTTCCACGAATGGGTGTATGATGCTCAGGTTCCCGCCCACATACAAGTTTTGCAGCTATCCTGTCTAGCCCATCTATGGCTGTTGTCCGGGCAACCGACACCAGTACAGGTAGTGGAACAAGTGGAGGTAGATAAGTTCTTCCGGTCCCTCCCCCGCATGCAACAGTGGGCTGTAGAAATGCGGAACCCTGAGACCATCACCGCCCTGGTGAAGGCTGTGGAACTGGCGATGCAAGCTCTTGGCGGTGGAAGGAGAGATGGAACCTATTGCCGGAAAACGCACCAAGAAATGAGACCAATGGAGGGCACCTTGAGGCCAGTAAGCAGACCAGCGACACTGTCTGGTCGAGAGGAACCCATGCCCATGGACCCAAACCCCCCGAAGGCCTAAGCCTGGCTGGCAGGTTGCATCGTTCACCGAGCAGTGCCCCGAGAAGCCCCAGAAAGGGAGGTGAAGATCGAGGGCCACTGTGTGAAAGCCCTTCTGGATTCCAGGAGCATGATAAGGCTGGCCCAGCACCAGATAGTTTCTCCCcgaccacacagcaaagcctcaATCCCCATCACCTGTGTTCACGGCAACACGTGCTATGTTCTAACACGGTCAGATACAATCAAGGTCAAACTAGGAAGCTGGCCAGTGGAAGTCGGGATTGTGGAAGTCTATGGATTGTCAGGGGTTCGAATAGCTGTTGGCCCAAGGTGTACAGCCGCTGGGTGCAATACCACGGGGGACACTGACCAAGACCACAAAGATGCCTGGTGTTGCTGGCCACTGACAGCAAACGAGATGGTGAGTTGAGAGTTAATGCTCCTAATGTATATTCTGACCTCTTCCAACAGATAACGGAAGAGGGTGTGTTCGGCCGGGAACAACGGGTAGGACGACCACCTAAGAAACTGCTGGTCCCAGGTCAGAGTACTCAATGGCAAGGTACGGCTTCCCGCCCCCACCCTCTCCTCACTTCATTGTGGAAAATAGTCTGCTTTACTGTGTTGTTCACAGGCGGGGGGAGGAGAAACACCTCTTGGTAGTGCCACGTACGAAGACGGAGACCTCGCTCAAGTTGGCCCACTCCCATCCCATGGCAGGACATTTAGGGATTGAGAACACCACCTGACAAATTAGGGACCGGTTCCATTGGCCCGGACTGGACACGTAAGTGAGGCGCTATTGCCAGAGCTGTGTGGTCTGCCAAAGAACGGCTCCACGACAACCTCCACCAGCCCCCTCATACCACTGCCCATCATCGAGGTGAGCTTCGACCTGGTGGGACCACTGCCGAAGTCTTCCCGGGGACATGAGCACATGCTGGTCATAGTGGATTATGTGACTCAGTACCCCAACGCAGTGGCTCTGAAGAAAGCCAGCCTCAAAAACATCGCTCAAGAACTCTTCCTGCTGTTCAGCTGAGTCAGCATCCCAAAAGAGAACCTCACCCACCAGGGCACTCCATTTTATGTCCCGGCTCATGGCAGACATGTTTAAACACCGAACAGTAATTGAGCATGCACAGAGATGAGGGAGAGGATCGAAAAAGCAATACCCCTGGTGCGCGAACATCTGGCCCAAAGGGTCCAGCAGCGCATGCATGACTGCCCTGCCCAAGCTCACCCCAGAGACCAGGTCCTAGTGCTATTACCCTGTGCCATGTCTAAGTTCATGGCATCCTCTACTTCTGCAATGACTTCCAGAAATTGAATGAAGTCTCCACCTTCGACGGATACCCCATCCCCCGGGTGGACGAGCTCATCGAGCGGCTGGGCCAAGCGTGATATACATACACCCTGGATCTGACCTAGGGATACTCGCAGGTACCCCTAGCCCCATCGTCCAGGGAAAAGACAGTGGCCACTGGCAGTATCAGGTGCTACCCATCAGTCTACACTGGGCACCAGCCACCTTCCAATGGATGATGGACATCCTCCCGAGACCAAACCAGGCATACACGGCGGCTTACCTGGACAATGTTGTGATCCACTCGGAGCAGTGGGAGGACCACCTAGACGGTCTGCGGAGGGTGCTGACCGAACTGAGGACAGCTGGACTCACCGGCAATCCAAAGAAGTACCAACTAGGAACATCGGAGGCATGCTACCTGGGCTATCAGATTGGAAGTGGTCTGATCATGCCCCAGGAACAAAAAGTGGAAGCAGTACGCTCTTTTGGCCGACCCACCACCAAAACCCTTTGTGTTctaatgcactttggatcgcataatttatatgtataaatgttttccatctgacaggactaaatatgaaataacacaaatgacaataaaatgcaaaatcatctcttctgtaatcaaaatactttttgaatgtaactgtattctaattaccaattatttaaaatgtaactctagtggaatacagttacttatattttgtattttaaatatgtaatcccattacatgtattccattactccccaactctgtaaatatatatatatataaatatttataaatagctAGTTGTAATATTATGACTGTTGCTATGACTAGACCACTTTACTgcttctagtaaaaaaaaaatagttttttcctgaaatattgttttctttttttaagctcTTAACAATTTTCAGTAAGTCATCTCTTGaaatatcttaaaggaatagttcacccaaaaatgaaaatttgctgataatttactcactctcaggccATCCTTGTTTCTTTCTtattcaaaacagaatttaagatttttaggattagatttcaggcctcctcctttaaacaatgcaagtgaatgtactccatttttgatggtccaaaatgcatatttagggtgcatcaaaataatccacacgactccagtcgataaatatattttttctgaacccaaaagatttattatttttagaaacaaaacaatacctgtatactttttaactacacaTGTACAcagtacattcacttgcaattTTTAAAGGCGGAGGCTTGAAATGAATGAAATCCTAAAGATCTTAAatgggtgagggtgagtaaattatcagcaaattttcatttttgggtgaactatgggCAAATATGGCCAGTTTGTTGAATATCAGATATCATAAGAAGAAGaggaaaatgtctaggtta
The sequence above is a segment of the Xyrauchen texanus isolate HMW12.3.18 chromosome 38, RBS_HiC_50CHRs, whole genome shotgun sequence genome. Coding sequences within it:
- the igsf5b gene encoding immunoglobulin superfamily member 5 produces the protein MHGHILLLNLLLCAIQAVSSFIHLEPNNATVLRGSEVHFNCSTDETWDLMTWLVDGRTVLSITMQQGAVGRDPAVSTVNHSTSELSVWELVLMSAPFRPTVQVVICELLPTKPSRSSATLFVQEQGNVTILEGDLSASEGTLVIFHCQMVGWYPDPVVIWVVNGTTVDRSDYNISSLQESDNLFHSNSVLQLKAETSTMVECCASVPATLEHQSSSVNLTVVPSGTTQDYTDLIAVTVVVCVIILLVILILLLYYRKKLTKSSSKNKLSSSLWTVNLNGERRCAAEESRGKANEGYHVEDVRDSGHSDLRDRVQSTVNIIRPPQVPDIVIFSSQNHNEEDFLNLYGKELKTFRQVTTV